DNA from Cygnus atratus isolate AKBS03 ecotype Queensland, Australia chromosome 7, CAtr_DNAZoo_HiC_assembly, whole genome shotgun sequence:
GAGGCGTTGGGCGCGCACAGCACGGCGCCGGGAAAGTTCAGGCGAGGGTTTTGAGCGTaacctttttcttaaaatggcTGTTCAGCAAGGTTTGCGTGAGAAACGTGgtgttggttggtttgtttgttggcTTTATTGGTTGGTttgggtggttgttttttttggggggcgggggggagtTGAAGGCCAGTTTTCTTGCTCAGTGAATGTatagcctttttcttttaataaatcaAGCTTAAGAGAATATGTTGAATCTACTAGCTTCCATTACTTGCTTAGATGTTAAACAGgcaaattttatttgatttccaAGTAGATATGTGCAGAAACGaccttaatttttaaatttctaaacAGGGAGTGAagggtgtttaaaaaaatcaaaaccgAAACTGTTTTGGTGGTCGACGCTGGAATATAGCAGTGAGCTTTTGATTCGGTTTGGTGAACGTGTCAGGATGCTTCTCCTGATTCCAGCATGCTGaatttttgcaaagaaagtgCGTGGTATGGCACTGTTGTTGCCTTTATTTGTATACAGGGTCAACATAATGTGACTACTAGCCAAGAGCAGGGGAATTCAAGGATATTTGGGTAGTCCAACTTTTCCCCTGGCTGACAGCTCTGTTTGGAGGTCAGCCAGGGAATGGTTGAAGAAGCTGCCAAAAGGAATTGCCCTTGCAGCAGGAAAATCAGGCAGTGAATGAGTAGGACTGTGGGGATTCTCATATGTAAACCTGTAATTTGAGTGGAAAGTAGATTAAGGAAAGAGGACCCCAATTTGTAAGGCGTTTTTGTATTGTTTAGGAagaatttttcctctctgcagcacaCTGCTGTAATGTGAAGGTGTTGTACTTCCTGGATGGTGCCAGCCTTTTCCCTTGATAACTCTGTGCCACATCCAgctctttcagttttccagGGTTATTATTAACACAGAAGACTACAAATACATTCTGCTAGGTGCAGGCTCCAGCTCTTAACCTCATCATATCTGAATAGAAGTTGTCAATCTTCATTGAATGTGACAATTCAGTGCCTTTCCTTAAAGCTTCctcttagggaaaaaaataaaacaacacaactGTTAGttgaagtaatttatttttgtctccatGACTTAGCGTTCTTAGGCCAATAACAGTCATTCCCATTAAGACTGAAATTATATGTAAGCTTGGCGCTGAAATAAAGTGCTCTTTCTTAGCAAGGTATTATGGAGCTGAAAGGAATGCTGATTTCTTAACAGAAGACTGAAATGGAGACCATTTTGTATGTAATCAGTCAAGAAATTAGGCCTCAGATTGCTGTTGTCCTTTGCCCTCTGCTTCCTGGAAGTGGAAGTGAAACCGTGTCATCATCATACTTAGTGCTGTATGTTTTAACCTTACCCAGTTTTATGTATTGGCACTGTGCTGTTGTTGAGGTGCTTCATGATAACTACACGGTAAACTTTATGCTCTCTGTCTGcctggaaatatatttaaacaccATTTTATAAAAACTAAGGTAGGCATCTTctcagctttactttttttttctttctctctctccactgCTTTTTTTCGTTTagtgttaaaaagcaaaatggtcCATGCTGAAACCTTCTCACGCCCCCTGAGCCGAAATGAAGTGGTTGGATTAATTTTTCGTTTAACGATATTTGGTGCTGTAACATACTTTACCATTAAATGGATGGTTGATGCCATTGATCCGaccagaaagcaaaaagtaGAAGCTCAGAAACAGGTAGGATTTTATTCGTAAGTACTTTTGTGAAatactgtttcatttattaCTGCTCAGACAGAGAAATATGCTAACTGAAAACTGGACTTGGAATAACCAATGAAGTAAtcaacaaaaccagaagtgtATTTTAGTAAATCTCAGGATCCAAGCTATTAgtgttttcagtatttacatCTTACAACAAGTTAAAATGTTTAGCTTTTAGTAGTAGAAAAACTGTTGAACTGCAGTTTGATGTTGCCTCTCTAATTATGTGCAAGTGTGTGGTCTCAATAcctcttctgcttctgacaGCTTTGCTAAGCAGCAGTTGCATTAAATAATGCTCtcagttgctttttaaaaccttGACCAGAAATAACTtaattctctgctgctttttggcaACTTAGTGGCAGAGCCAGGAACTGTAGTTACTCATGACAATGAGGGACACTGCtgtacaaatgcttttttaagaATGGTTTGCACCTTTTCTCTCCGCCCAGCAGCAGTCAGAATGCCCTGcaaatgggagaagaaaagtgaCAAGCCTCATTCCTTATGTTGTACTTAAATGAGATGCTCATGGGAGTTAATGCTCTCAGAAAAGATTCAGGTGCATTTCTGAACCAAACGTCGAAGGTTTCCTTTGGAAAGTATTGAAGCAAATGTCGcttcaacttttttttgcttcaaattTCACAAATTCAAACTGCAGTTTTGAGTAACttaactgttgtgtttttttttaatgaaatcttcagtaaaaaaaaaaaatggcctcactttaaaaatcagctttcacAATCTGTGCTACTGCCAGCTATTATATAAGAGGTTGCAATATCCCAAAAGCATGTCAGACCTAACCACAAGTTAGAGTGTAAAGAGATACTGAATTGCGAAAGCGTGTTAACACAACAAatgacttttccttttaaattgggaaaaaaaaacattgaataCATAGAAAAAATGACTGGCCTCTGtgcagtatcttttttttttttccttgaaaatacaTCATTCTCTGTGAATGATACAGTGGTGTTGGGGAGGGAAGGTTGGGTGTTTGCTTTTTACAATGACACAAATGATAATTTTCCATTAAAGTGTGTACGTGTGTTATTTGTAGGGATACAAAGCTAATATAAGCATGTGAAGGATCTATAGAGTTCTCTTTAATAACACGTTTCAGGCCGTTCGTCTGAATCCTATACAAAGTTTGTAAAGAATTAAGGACTccttggctttttgtttttttaagtgtaacATGTCTCTATCAGCTTTGGAAACTCATACATATTACGGAAGCGTACTGAGGTTACCTGTGTGCTAGCCCTGTTCTGATCAGCAAAAGTCAgtgttttaatgtttgttttggtaGCTTTTCAGGTTATAATAAATGACTTGTGGGTCTGGGGCAGTGGGAGGGTTGGTGTGACGCTTACTTGATGGGAACTGAGACGTGACTTAGTTTCACTCAGGTGACAGCAAGTCATTTGGAAATAGCAGagcttttctcttcagaaagatCTAGTTTCTTGTCAAATGTGACTTACTGAGAAGCTTATAGTTCTTATTTCTAACCTTCAGACTCCAAGTagcagttctttaaaaatattttttgaattacctatttcttcctctgatttTCTTGGCGTTTTATTTCCCTTAGGCTGAAAAGCTAATGAAGCAAATCGGAGTGAAAAATGTCAAGCTTACTGAATATGAAATGAGTATTGCTGCACATCTCGTAGACCCACTAAGCATGCATGTAagaaattgttttccattttattcctataAAAGCACTTCGGACATGGAAGATactagtggttttttttgttgtttggatGATATTTGGCATATATACGTATCCatggaaatacacagaaaaaatttCTGTAGTTTGAAACTAAGGTGGCATCATGAAGAATACAGCTTCCTTTCAACTTCCTTTTAATCTCTTATCCCCCTCGATCGTTTGTAATACTGTTTTTCCGTATCAGGTAACCTGGAATGATATTGCAGGCTTAGATGATGTTATTACAGATTTGAAAGACACTGTCATCTTGCCCATCAAGAAGAAATACTTGTTTGAGAATTCCAGGCTCTTACAGCCACCAAAAGGTAGGAAGGAAATGTTATGAATTTATATgctggtatttaaaaaataataataataaaaagagaaacgTTAGAATTacctagaaaagaaagaggaagtgGGTTGACAGTTACCCAAATTGTAACAATTAGGTCTGAACCTAAGGGTTTTTCCTCTTCTACTACCATTAATTCAAATTTTagggaatattttattttaactatgaAGTGATAATTGATTTTAGTTGCATTTTGATGGATTAATCTATgtaatctgcatttttaattgccTAAATTGTGGATTATTTTTATACCTCATCTTGTCTTTTGACCGAGGTGAGCTATAACTCTACTGTACAACTTTGTACACTTATTAGTATTTTTATGGTATCATGGAAATGTAAGTTATAGACACTAAAACTTGTTTTAAGCTAATGTTTTACACAGCTCTCTAGTCTTAAAAATTTTGGTCTTTGTTCTAGTTATGGAAATTCCAGTCATTCAGAGACAGAGATAACGTTTTCATTTTGGAGatccattgttttttttttttttttgctggagtTGAGTTGGACAGTATTGAGGCAGTAAGGAAACTGCTGGGTGACAAATTAAATTTccaacagtaaaacagaaattggACTATCTGCACTAGAATGCTTCTGGCCATATTCGTTGtatgttacagaaaacagaaagaatttaaatCTAAAATGTTGGACACAGtaagaaagtttatttttaatgttttgatcCCTGGAATTTTTTGAAAACGGTTAATTACTGTCTGTGTTAATTGTGTATCTGTGACCATCTCTTCCTAGTTTTGtgaacaaaaagatgaaaaatgaaacagttttgtaACTGGTTTAGCTTTTTCCAGGCTCCTTTCTGTTTAAGTTACAAACTGAAACtgtttggaaaattattttaatgtcatgATCTAAGAAGTGGAAgggaaagttattttttatttatctttttaaagcatACTTTCCATACAGGACAAGCTCTCCTGTTTTCATAGTCACTTGCATCGTAtgttaaaaatcattttttcagatTAGTTATTTTTATGGTCATCAATtgcataagcagaaaaaaaaaaggtaattctttttttcagaattgaccaattttttttaattgttttctttacaactatgttagaaaaatattactgcGAATTCTTTCAATAtgacaagttttaaaaataacatgagaTGTCGTGCTTTAATTGTGtgtgatttgtttaaaatgtttgtgggctctctttttgtttaacCCCTTTGTGCTAAGCTTTCTTAGCAAAATTGAACCGTAAATAAGGCTTATCAAATGCTTACAAAAATAGGTTTTTAATCTTACGTTACATTTACAGTCACTGTAATAAAACAGTCATCTCTCAGACAAATTTATCCTAAATTTCACCATATTCATCCATTTTTAGATAGTCCTAGCTTTAATCTTAAAATAAGGCTCTCTGAAATAACTAAAATGACTGTGTTTGATTTGATGGAGCACTGTATAACTTGATGACCTATCTTTTAAAACTTGGACAAAATACAAGCCCGGACCCTCTCGTGTCTGTTGTGCCGAAGCATGTTTTCTGTACTGCAACCAGAGAACATTAACACTGGGACTTTTTCAGGAGTACTTCTCTATGGCCCTCCTGGTTGTGGCAAAACATTGATCGCCAAGGCTACAGCAAAGGAAGCGGGCTGTCGATTTATTAATCTCCAGCCTTCAACGCTGACTGACAAATGGTATGGAGAGTCTCAAAaactggctgctgctgtcttctCCCTTGCTATAAAGCTCCAACCGTCCATCATTTTTATTGACGAAATAGGTAAAAATCTATGTGCTTTTTAAGTAACTGTAGCAGAGTGGCATTAGACTGTAGGTTTGAGTTGATGGTTATATTGAGCTATTGTCACCGGTTCCTTAAAAGAATGATAATGGAACAAGGTTTAGTAATAAAAGTACTATTGAAAAGTAATGGTGACATAGTAGGAAAAACAatgtatttcatgtatttttctttttttttttttcttttgctagtggaggaaattaaaaatggaacaaGTTGCTGCTTATTTTTGGTTAGGCTAAGATTCATGAGGAAAGCCTTTCTTTATAAAGGGAAAGCTATCACCAGATACATTTGAACACTGAATAACTTTTTTCCATGAGGGCACataatgggaaataaaatatggGATTAGGAGAGCTCAGGAATAACAATCTAATCAGGCAGGCTATGGAACTAGGAAGGGAACTTCAGCTAGGAAGGCAGCGAAGTTGCCGGTTGTTCAGTGCATTAGAGCTTGTCACATTGGTATTTAAGTTGTTGTAAGCAGTCTAGTTAAAATTGTTCATTTGTTCATATCACTGGCACTTCACAGAGTGTGTTTTACAGTTTGCAGAAAGGGAGCATGACAAAGCTTTCaccctttttccattttaggtTTACAAAGGGGCTACTTCCataagatgctttttttccttcctgtaggtgtgaaaaatgtgcttttccatAGCTGCTGGAAATTCTTAAGGCAACCCCTAGCAAAGCTAGAGCTCTGCATAGCAAAGTATATAGCCTACTTCACATCAGTCCTGCAATTTGCTGTTCTTGTGTATTTTGGTGATTTCTAACTTGCCAGACTCTGAATGCTTCCATCTCTGCATAAGAAATTGAGATGAAATTTAAGTTTCCATTCAGGAAAATTTGGATCACAAGATTTGGGACAGTCCCATGTGATAGTTACATACTTCTGCGATGTAACTTAAAAGATGTGCTTAAAAATGTGGTAAGATTCCACTATCCTATTCTTcattgtaataaatatttttccctttcttgacagcgtttattttaaaagtacttgtAAGATAGAGAATAGAATCAGTCTGCACATGAGAAACCAAACAGCATAGTTTCAGTGGCAGGACTGAAAGTCAGCTGCTTTACTGATTCCTTTAATACAGATTCCTTCTTACGAAGTCGTTCGAGTTCTGACCATGAAGCTACAGCTATGATGAAAGCTCAGTTTATGAGTCTGTGGGATGGACTGGACACTGATTATAACTGCCAGGTAAGTGAAGAGGATGGCAAGAAAAGTAATGTGATTCTGTTATGTCATCTATTGCGCATTGAATCATTTGGGAAGAGTAGCAGATCATACGTAGTAATTGCTGAAAGTTTCTTTACCTGTCAGTGATTACCCATGAATTATGGGGATGAGATGGATTAATAGATCGTGTTTCTTCTTGAGAGGACTGTTTCtgtaggtgttttgtttttaattaagagctgttattttctgaagtgtctTAAGTCTCAAAAATATAGCTGTAAAGTTTGAGCAGCCAAAATTGGGaattttaaactgctttgaaaaacaccttgtgaacaatattttcttcaggTTAAGGGAATCTTTGATTTCAGAAGAGGCATTGAAATATCTGAATATTTACCTCAGTTGCAGGTTGGTTATTATGTTTCCAGAAAAGCATCAGGCTAGCTGTGGAAAAGCAATAGACTCAAATTCTTTATCTTAGGGTTAATATCAATTTCCCTACTTTTTTAATGatcaaaataaatgctgttaaaTGGAGCCATGCTTCCATCCTATATTCCTATAtgcttccctccccctccccataATCTTAACAAAGCTATTgtcttttagaggaaaaaaaaaaaagaagctgctgatgctccaaaaaaaaaaaagggcaaaaaaaaaaaaccacccaccCAGGAAACATGACCTGCATGCTGCATAGAAGAAAGCCTGCTCTGTATGTTTCTGAGGTGTTACCTGGAGCAATCTTTTTCAGGCCTTTAAAAAGGATGGTTGttctctaaatatttaattttcaggtttttaaatctgttctgaatttttaatCTGTGAATGAGTTCTGATCATCTGAACCCCAtcagttttttctttataaaatttgCTCTTCCTGCTCTCTCAAGCACATAGTAAAGACTGTTTTTCAggggattttttaaaaaatggttagAAGGCACTGAATAGATGTGCATAGAGGCTTTAAAGCAGAGTGTTTGCTTACTGCTAGTAGGAGGCTAATGGTATGAATATTTTAGTGGAAGCTGAGATGATCTTGCAAGCATACATTCCTTCCAATGTTTGAATGTTATCTCTTTTCCAATGTAGTGACCACTTGAGTTCAGCATGCTGAGCTTGAACAAGTTATTGTTGTCCCTTACGTGTCTGCCTCTGCATGGTGGGGAGTTGCCGCAGTAAAATGCCGTGCAAACAGTTGGCTGAAGACGCTGTGGCTGAGTGAGGTTTCTGGGGAGTTTTTCAGCGGGAGTGTTTTGTTTCAATACTATATTTCAGGCCCCTCCCTTGGATGTCATTGCTGTTCAGGAAGTGTTCTTTAAGCAGTGGTTTTGACATTTGTACTGTCTCATTTCTGACAGCCAGCTCACTGGACTCTTTTGTTCATTACAAATGTTTACTTGGGAGATTCGGGTTGCCTGTCTGATTCTCACCAAACAGATTTCCTTTGAGTAAGGATAAGATTTGGCTTTTGTTACCGTAACAAAAATTCCACCTGTTCGGAGAAAATTGTAAAGTGCTGTAACGAGCGTTACTTGTTCCTGTGTTGATTGCATCTGAAGAGTGTGTTAAGCTATGGGCTAAACCTGCTGAGGATGTAGTCTTGAGTCCGGCAGGAACTTCAGGCACAGTGCCTGGAAAACAGGGCTGCACTGCTCGAGGCTGCATGCGGGGGAGCTCCGTACAGCTGTGTGTACACTTGGGGGAGCCCATCTTTGCAGACCCTACAGGCACAGCCAGTTCTGGGAAGGCTCCTCAGCTCTGTATGGAGGGAAAAACGCTTCGGGTGCAATACTGGGCACTAGCACAGGCCCTTGGGAAGCACAGTGTGGGTACAGCAGTGCCTCTTTGCAAGAGACAGCTTGGGCTCAGCCGAACATTAGCAAGTGCTCAGCACGCTTACGTGACCACAGAACTTGCATGCATTACCCTTACTAGACAGAGCTGTGATTAAGACTGCTGGAGCCCCACCTGAAAATGAGCCGTTTGGCTTTTTCAGCGTAGCGATTTGCCACCCTATAAATAAGCCTCTAGGTGGCAGGGTGACTCTGATGCAGAAAATGGAAGCTGGtctggccaggagctgctggaggtgccaGGAGCTGTTGGCTGTGGAAGAGTGACCCCAGACAAAGGAGCAGAAGGGTGTCAGGAAGCTGTTTTGATAAGAGATTTATTTCCCCggcatttttcacttttgtgaCTGGGTATTTACAGTGTACATaacttaaaataacaaatgagaaaacaagGTTGATGTGAATGGGAAGTAAATTTGTTCTTAAACTAACAACTGGAATCCACTCAAATGAGGTAAATACTCTGCTTGTATTGAACTTGGCTCAGAGCAGGTCTGGTGCACTGCTCTTTCAGTATACCAGTGCATGTAGGTTCTTCTTgacttttaatgcttttttaatgtaaaaaaaagaaggaaaaaaaaaaaagaaactaacaaTATTTTAGTACTTGCAAAAGTTGCCAGCTTGGTCATTCTAGAGAACTGATTGCCCTTCTTTTTTCAACATAGCAAAAGAATGAAACGTTTTCTCATATCTTATCAAAATGTCTCTTTTCAAGTTCCTTCCAGACCACCAGGAACTAAACAAACATCAGCAGCAGCTGTAAGCAAAAGCTCTGGGTTACTGCTTAGTGTTTGAACTTTTAGATTGGGATCAGAAGGCTTCAGACTCATGTAAAAATCTCCACTGAGATGGTACTGTGTGGTACCAATGCTCTCTTGAGCTGCATGTTTAAATCCAGTTGCTGAAATCAGTACCAAGAAGCCTTATGTAACTTCTTTAAATGTTGATGTTCTTGATAAAGTGTGGAAGAGTCACATGTTTGGTTTTGAAACTGTAACATggtgatgtttttaaaatcaggttTCAGGCTAACTAGTCATTTTCTGTTGATGTACACAGGTAATAGTGATGGGAGCCACCAACCGTCCTCAGGATCTTGACTCTGCAATCATGAGAAGAATGCCGACCCGGTTTCACATCAACCAACCTGTAAGTCATGCCAGCTTTGCTTAAGCAGTGAGTCTGGTGGCTGAGCAACAGGCAGGTATTTTACCAGCCTCAAAATGGCTTTATCACCACAAAATCCcgtctgggattttttttttcccaaagaaataaagatggGGTATTATTTTGATCAGCTTTTAGTCTCATAGAGGTACACAgaactttgctttttaaggTGGGGTTTCCCACAGAAACTTGATTCCTTGAttcttttatctgaaataacTTTAAGTGTCCGGAACACTTCCAACCCATTTTTCCATCTACAAAAGTCAAGTGGCTTAGATGCCGCACTCTGAAACAGACATCAGTCTATCTTCCCTTGCTGAGGGATAAATAAGTATGAAATAAACTATTCTTGTACGTTTTTGTGTAGCTAAAGGAAGTCCTTGGCATAGGACTAGGGTGTGTCCTTTGTCAGCACACAGCAGTTAGTACTTGATACTGTCTCTGGGTGCTAGCAGTACTATGTTGTTTTCCAGCGCAGCTTTGCTattgaagttttgtttttctgaatgcaCTAGATGTCTCCATTAGCTGTCTTCTCTGTAGTGCAAGGAAACCCAGTTAACTGAATTCCGTGAGGGAGTATTGGGCAGATACAGGAAGGGTACAAACCAAAAGGTGCATTGTCTACTTAAGGAGCAATTCTGCAGAAGCATCTTAGAAAATAGCATATTAAACAAACAGAGAATTTCAACATTTGTGGCACTGAGATGAAGGGCAGCTCCCTTCATGGACTGCGTGgctatttcagtgctttgcagttccccttccccaccagcaCGCATAAGCTACTTGCCTTCTGGGGAGAACTTAGTTTTAACTTCTAAACAAATGTGTCTGCATACCTCTGCCTATAAGGTAGGTAGGGTGACAGCCAGGTTGGAGGGCGCCAAGAAGCAGGTACATTTTGACTACTGTTTATAATTTCTGGGTATGAGATACTTAGTTTTCAAGAagagaagcaagcagaaaatcTGCATACCAAAGGCTACGTTCTGCTTAAGGCTTTCCACAGCTGGATATAGCAAGCAAtctggaaaactgtttttattcccCTTACAATTTATGATAAATGGGCAGTAAGGCAGGCCTGTATCAATTATGCCAGCTGTCACAATCTTACCGTTACTATTTTTTGCTATTGCCATCATTTTCAAGGTATTTGAGTAGCCTTTGAACATGTAATGATACCACAAGACATTTTTGTATCAATATTGGAAAAAGCTGGATTGTGGTTGTCAGTATACCCTTCTGGCTACGGAAATACccttaattattcatttttttgcagaaacCTAGAGACTGTACTGAAGGATTAAAACTCTCATTGATTGTGCAAGAGAGTAGTCATGTTCCCAGACCTGTCTTGTTTGCACTGGCTTTCACTCCTTGTGGGTGGATACTTCTTGAAACAAAGCATTTGTAGCACACTAAATACCTTTATTGTGATGCCTGTTCATAGGGTTTCAGACACCTTACTcatcttcagcttttccttGAATTAGTAAGAGGCATGGATGTGTATTTTAGTACTTTGCCACATCTTTTTATCAAGAGCCATTATTAGAAGGATGAATTTTCTGCAGGTAACTGTGCCTCAGAATATTACTGTGGAGGCTGGCTTCCTCTCCGAGGCCTAGAATTAATATCGGTAGCATCGTTTAGGGCACAGGCATGCAACTTTCCTTACCCTGCTACAACCAGCTCATGCACTTACTGCACACCTCTTGTTCTTGTCTGTGGTACTTTGTGATATGGCCAAGATTGGTTACAACTCTTTTATCAAAGGCCAAGATAATTTACATGCTGTGGATTGACAGTGTGCACAGGTAGTATTATTATGGAGTACCTAACACCTTGTAGATGATACATTGCAGTTTAGCCAGGTTTGGGATGAAAATGCCCCAAATTTACCCATAAAGAATTATCTGCAAGGCagagggaaatggaagaaatatttttgagactGAATGTCATCTGGTCAGATGCAGACTGTCTATGGGATTAgtttattgtgtttttgttgttgttgtttttgtttgttttttaacaacaaaagtGAATTTTGGACAAGTTTGTTTTTAGGAGATGCAAGAAAGTTTCTTCgctgccttttgttttctcttgttagTAAGGCTATGCTTAGCCATTTCTTTCAAGATCATTACGGTATGTGATTTATATTGCTTAAACTTCCCAAGCATGATCTGTAGAATTACATTtattactgtgtttttgttttttttttaagcataggAGTTTATCCTCTTCATCTGATTTAGCAAAGTATGTATTGAAAGCATTCTCTAGATCTAGAGAGTCTGCCCTTTGTTAAAGATTATGGGAAATCCTCAGAgacagatgtttttatttaaggcAAAATAAGACTAAACATAtcactgcattttctctttcccta
Protein-coding regions in this window:
- the ATAD1 gene encoding outer mitochondrial transmembrane helix translocase isoform X1 — protein: MAVQQVLKSKMVHAETFSRPLSRNEVVGLIFRLTIFGAVTYFTIKWMVDAIDPTRKQKVEAQKQAEKLMKQIGVKNVKLTEYEMSIAAHLVDPLSMHVTWNDIAGLDDVITDLKDTVILPIKKKYLFENSRLLQPPKGVLLYGPPGCGKTLIAKATAKEAGCRFINLQPSTLTDKWYGESQKLAAAVFSLAIKLQPSIIFIDEIDSFLRSRSSSDHEATAMMKAQFMSLWDGLDTDYNCQVIVMGATNRPQDLDSAIMRRMPTRFHINQPALKQREAILKLILKNENVDRHVDLLEVAKETDGFSGSDLKEMCRDAALLCVREYVNSACEEENHDEDEIRPVQQQDLQRAIEKMRKSKDATLQNVLMHVSLD
- the ATAD1 gene encoding outer mitochondrial transmembrane helix translocase isoform X2, which produces MVHAETFSRPLSRNEVVGLIFRLTIFGAVTYFTIKWMVDAIDPTRKQKVEAQKQAEKLMKQIGVKNVKLTEYEMSIAAHLVDPLSMHVTWNDIAGLDDVITDLKDTVILPIKKKYLFENSRLLQPPKGVLLYGPPGCGKTLIAKATAKEAGCRFINLQPSTLTDKWYGESQKLAAAVFSLAIKLQPSIIFIDEIDSFLRSRSSSDHEATAMMKAQFMSLWDGLDTDYNCQVIVMGATNRPQDLDSAIMRRMPTRFHINQPALKQREAILKLILKNENVDRHVDLLEVAKETDGFSGSDLKEMCRDAALLCVREYVNSACEEENHDEDEIRPVQQQDLQRAIEKMRKSKDATLQNVLMHVSLD